Proteins found in one Geomonas subterranea genomic segment:
- the rtcA gene encoding RNA 3'-terminal phosphate cyclase, with translation MIEIDGSIGEGGGQVLRSALSLSCLTGQGFHIYNIRKKRATSGLMRQHLMAVQAAARIASANVAGDRLGSPELSFLPDSITPGEYHFDIGTAGSATLVLQTVIPLLLSARKASRVTVTGGTHVPFSPSWNYFEEVFWPGIARLGVRGETSARSFGFYPKGGGRVSCSLEPAGVLAPCLVRERGRLTRLSVVSAAGNLPRAIAERQLQSVLASLKGRLERGLPVETDVKELKIFGQGTFVFIKGEYEHAVAGFTALGERGKPAETVGGEAAREFLDHHETGAPIDPHLADQLVLYLVRATGGSFFRTSRITSHLLTNLEVAGRFLKLSCHVEGKEGGPGTVAIAPTP, from the coding sequence ATGATCGAGATCGACGGCAGCATCGGTGAGGGGGGAGGGCAGGTGCTGCGCAGCGCCTTGAGTCTTTCCTGCCTGACCGGCCAGGGATTCCACATCTACAACATCAGGAAAAAACGCGCCACATCGGGCCTCATGCGCCAGCACCTGATGGCGGTGCAGGCGGCGGCGCGCATCGCCTCTGCCAACGTGGCGGGGGACCGGCTTGGTTCCCCGGAACTGAGCTTTCTTCCCGACAGCATCACCCCCGGAGAGTACCATTTCGACATCGGCACGGCGGGCTCGGCCACCCTGGTGCTGCAGACCGTGATCCCCCTGCTGCTCTCCGCCCGCAAGGCCAGCCGGGTCACGGTGACCGGCGGCACCCACGTCCCCTTCAGCCCTTCCTGGAACTACTTCGAGGAGGTCTTCTGGCCCGGCATCGCCCGCCTCGGGGTCCGCGGCGAGACCTCCGCCCGTTCCTTCGGCTTCTATCCCAAAGGTGGAGGGAGAGTAAGCTGCTCCTTGGAGCCGGCCGGGGTGCTGGCGCCCTGCCTGGTCCGTGAACGGGGACGGCTCACCCGGCTGAGCGTCGTCTCGGCCGCCGGCAACCTTCCCCGGGCCATCGCCGAGCGGCAGCTCCAGTCGGTCCTTGCGAGCCTGAAGGGGAGGCTCGAGCGCGGCCTGCCGGTGGAGACCGACGTGAAGGAACTCAAGATCTTCGGACAGGGGACCTTCGTCTTCATCAAGGGGGAGTACGAGCATGCGGTGGCGGGTTTCACCGCCCTCGGGGAGCGGGGAAAGCCCGCCGAAACGGTCGGGGGGGAGGCCGCCCGGGAGTTTCTCGATCACCACGAAACCGGCGCGCCGATCGATCCCCACTTGGCTGACCAGCTGGTGCTCTACCTGGTCCGCGCCACCGGAGGCTCCTTCTTTCGCACCTCGCGCATCACCAGTCACCTCCTGACCAACCTGGAGGTGGCGGGGCGCTTCCTGAAACTCTCCTGTCATGTCGAGGGGAAGGAGGGGGGACCGGGGACGGTGGCCATCGCCCCCACGCCGTGA
- a CDS encoding M24 family metallopeptidase, protein MLNRQESQQRISRLQESLRENGIDGALFIYPIDVYYFSGTRQNSTLWIPATGEPRLWVRKSFARGVGESCIEDTRPFPSSKEFPAHFEGVRTVGFTFDVAPVQQYNYYVKLLPGRDFVDVSAINREIRSVKSPWELDQIRHCGRELAGVFREVPAFLKPGMREVDLAAEFEYRLRKAGGEGYVRMRAFNQELFQGLAVSSASAGSTGFFDGAVTGQGMSSASPHGASAALIPVNTPILIDYTGVFNGYIIDMTRFFVIGQLDPELERAFETALAIQSYLAEQLKPGAICEELFLEAARMAQAAGLADHFMGAPGENARFVGHGVGLELDEFPVLAQGFKVALRAGQTLAIEPKFVFPGMGVIGIENTFAVSAGGGVRLSDLPDDIVYL, encoded by the coding sequence ATGCTGAACAGGCAGGAATCGCAACAGAGGATCTCGAGGCTGCAAGAGTCGCTGCGCGAAAACGGTATCGACGGCGCCCTCTTCATCTACCCGATCGACGTCTACTATTTTTCAGGTACCCGCCAGAACTCGACGCTCTGGATTCCCGCCACCGGGGAGCCGCGCCTGTGGGTGCGCAAGAGTTTCGCCAGGGGGGTAGGGGAGAGTTGCATCGAGGACACCCGCCCTTTCCCCTCCAGCAAGGAGTTTCCGGCTCACTTCGAGGGAGTGCGCACCGTGGGGTTCACCTTCGACGTCGCCCCGGTGCAGCAGTACAACTACTACGTGAAGCTTCTTCCCGGCCGTGACTTCGTCGACGTCTCCGCCATCAACCGCGAGATCAGGTCGGTCAAGTCCCCGTGGGAACTGGATCAGATCCGCCACTGCGGCAGGGAACTGGCCGGCGTCTTCCGGGAGGTGCCCGCGTTCCTCAAGCCCGGAATGCGGGAGGTGGACCTCGCCGCCGAATTCGAGTACCGGTTGAGGAAGGCCGGAGGAGAGGGGTACGTGCGGATGCGCGCCTTCAACCAGGAGCTGTTCCAGGGGCTCGCCGTCTCCTCGGCCAGCGCCGGTTCCACCGGGTTCTTCGACGGTGCGGTCACCGGCCAGGGGATGTCCAGCGCCTCGCCCCACGGCGCCTCCGCGGCTCTCATCCCCGTCAACACCCCTATCCTCATCGACTACACCGGCGTCTTCAACGGCTACATCATCGACATGACCAGGTTCTTCGTCATCGGACAGCTCGATCCGGAGCTGGAGCGCGCCTTCGAGACGGCGCTGGCCATCCAGTCGTACCTGGCGGAGCAGTTGAAACCGGGGGCGATCTGCGAGGAGCTGTTCCTTGAGGCCGCGAGGATGGCGCAGGCGGCTGGTCTCGCCGATCACTTCATGGGTGCGCCGGGGGAGAACGCCCGCTTCGTCGGCCACGGCGTCGGACTCGAGCTCGACGAGTTCCCCGTTCTGGCACAGGGGTTCAAAGTGGCGCTGCGGGCGGGGCAGACGTTGGCCATAGAACCCAAGTTCGTCTTTCCCGGAATGGGTGTCATCGGCATCGAAAACACCTTCGCGGTAAGCGCCGGGGGTGGTGTCAGGTTGAGCGACCTGCCCGATGACATAGTCTACCTGTGA
- a CDS encoding trimeric intracellular cation channel family protein, with product MDQQAIIYALDLLGTVAFAASGALAGVRRGMDLLGIIVLGIVTATGGGVIRDVLLNDTPPFCFKNELYLYLAVAASVVVFLTPRSFERMNRAMLLLDALGLGTFLVIGTSKALQFNLGLMGAIIMGVMTATCGGLVRDLLSNEIPLILQREIYASACVVGGALFFFLHQTAIPSQVNLTVSALTVIAIRCTAIVKGWQLPRGQAL from the coding sequence ATGGACCAGCAAGCCATCATCTACGCCCTGGACCTTTTGGGCACCGTCGCCTTCGCCGCCTCCGGCGCGCTCGCCGGGGTGCGCCGCGGCATGGACCTTTTGGGGATCATCGTCCTCGGCATCGTCACCGCCACCGGCGGCGGAGTCATCCGGGACGTCCTCCTAAACGACACCCCTCCCTTTTGTTTCAAGAACGAACTCTACCTCTACCTGGCGGTCGCCGCCTCGGTCGTCGTCTTTCTCACCCCCCGCAGCTTCGAGCGGATGAACCGCGCCATGCTCCTTTTGGACGCCCTGGGACTCGGGACCTTCCTCGTGATCGGGACCTCGAAGGCGCTCCAGTTCAACCTGGGGCTCATGGGAGCCATCATCATGGGGGTGATGACCGCGACCTGCGGCGGGCTGGTGCGCGACCTCCTCTCCAACGAGATCCCGCTCATCCTGCAGCGCGAGATCTACGCCTCGGCCTGCGTCGTGGGGGGCGCCCTCTTCTTCTTCCTGCACCAGACCGCGATCCCCTCGCAGGTGAACCTCACCGTCTCCGCCCTCACCGTGATCGCCATCCGCTGCACCGCCATCGTGAAAGGGTGGCAGTTGCCGCGCGGCCAGGCGCTTTAG
- a CDS encoding enoyl-ACP reductase FabI — MGLLEGKKALIFGVANDKSIAWATAEAFHREGAEVALAYAGEAVAKRVMPLAESIGSKLVLPCDVRSDEEIARLFGEIAGAWGGLDILVHSVAFANKEELKGSFLNTTREGFATALDISAYSLIAMAREAAPLMQGRDGSVIAMTYYGAQKVFPNYNVMGVAKAALEASVRYLAEAMGPDGTRVNAISAGPLRTLASAGIGGFGQIAGHVADKAPLRRNISQEEVGNAALYLASPLASGVTGEIHFVDCGYNIIGL, encoded by the coding sequence ATGGGTTTACTGGAAGGCAAAAAAGCACTCATCTTCGGGGTAGCTAACGATAAAAGCATCGCCTGGGCCACAGCCGAGGCGTTTCATCGCGAAGGGGCCGAGGTGGCCCTGGCCTACGCGGGAGAGGCGGTCGCCAAGAGGGTGATGCCGCTCGCGGAGAGCATCGGCTCCAAACTGGTCCTTCCCTGCGACGTGAGAAGCGACGAGGAAATCGCACGCCTGTTCGGGGAGATCGCCGGGGCGTGGGGGGGGCTCGACATCCTGGTCCACTCGGTGGCGTTCGCGAACAAGGAGGAGCTGAAAGGCTCCTTCCTGAACACCACCCGTGAGGGGTTCGCCACGGCCCTCGACATCAGCGCCTATTCCCTCATCGCCATGGCGCGGGAGGCCGCCCCGCTCATGCAGGGGCGCGACGGCAGCGTGATCGCCATGACCTACTACGGCGCCCAGAAGGTGTTCCCGAACTACAACGTCATGGGGGTCGCCAAGGCGGCGCTGGAGGCGAGCGTGCGCTACCTGGCCGAGGCGATGGGGCCTGACGGCACCAGGGTGAACGCCATCTCCGCGGGGCCGCTGAGGACGCTGGCTTCAGCCGGCATCGGCGGCTTCGGGCAGATCGCCGGGCACGTCGCCGACAAGGCGCCGCTGCGGCGCAACATCTCCCAGGAGGAGGTCGGCAACGCCGCCCTCTACCTCGCCAGCCCCCTCGCAAGCGGCGTGACGGGAGAGATCCACTTCGTAGACTGCGGCTACAACATCATCGGGCTCTAG
- a CDS encoding thiolase family protein, with product MKEVFVIEALRTPFGSLGGALCDLEAQALAAPVLQALLERGGVAAEAVDEVIAGQVLSGGCGQAPARQAMRRAGIPDRVHAMTINKVCGSGLKAIMLAAAAIRLGDAEIALAGGMESMSQAPFFLKKARYGYRMGHGQLLDQMLYDGLQDPYSGRHMGEIAEEAVKRHALGREAQDEFALRSYRLAQEAVSQGIFADEIVPVVKKGRHGKEEVSEDEEPFRSDIARMADLKPAFGREGTITAGNASTINDGAAFALLAGEDAVKRLGLAPRARLVAYATCSMHPDHYTDAPVGAIKAVCARGGVDLAEIDLFEINEAFAAVPLIAIRELGLDATKVNVNGGACAIGHPIGASGGRLVATVLRELIRGRKRYGLTSLCIGGGEAVAAIFERV from the coding sequence ATGAAAGAGGTGTTCGTGATCGAGGCGTTGAGGACTCCGTTCGGCTCCTTGGGGGGAGCCCTGTGCGACCTGGAGGCTCAGGCCCTGGCGGCTCCGGTGCTGCAGGCACTTTTGGAGCGCGGGGGCGTCGCGGCGGAGGCGGTGGACGAGGTCATCGCTGGCCAGGTCCTTTCCGGCGGTTGCGGCCAGGCCCCGGCGCGCCAGGCGATGCGGCGGGCGGGGATCCCGGACCGCGTCCACGCCATGACCATCAACAAGGTCTGCGGCAGCGGACTGAAGGCGATCATGCTGGCCGCCGCGGCCATCAGGCTCGGTGACGCGGAAATAGCGCTGGCCGGCGGCATGGAGAGCATGTCCCAGGCCCCCTTCTTCCTCAAGAAGGCGCGTTACGGATACCGGATGGGGCACGGGCAGCTCCTGGACCAGATGCTGTACGACGGCCTCCAGGACCCGTACTCGGGGCGGCACATGGGAGAGATCGCCGAGGAAGCCGTGAAACGGCACGCGCTCGGGCGCGAGGCGCAGGACGAATTCGCGCTGCGCTCCTATCGCCTCGCCCAGGAGGCGGTGAGCCAGGGGATCTTCGCCGACGAGATCGTGCCGGTCGTTAAGAAGGGGCGGCACGGCAAGGAGGAGGTCAGCGAGGACGAGGAGCCTTTCCGGTCCGACATCGCCAGGATGGCCGACCTGAAGCCCGCCTTCGGCCGGGAGGGAACCATCACCGCCGGCAACGCATCGACCATCAACGACGGCGCCGCCTTCGCGCTCCTTGCCGGTGAGGATGCCGTGAAGCGGCTCGGGCTCGCCCCCAGGGCGCGCCTGGTCGCCTATGCCACCTGCAGCATGCACCCCGACCACTACACCGACGCCCCGGTCGGGGCGATCAAGGCGGTCTGCGCCAGGGGAGGGGTGGATCTCGCCGAGATAGATCTCTTCGAGATCAACGAGGCGTTTGCCGCCGTGCCTCTCATCGCCATCAGGGAACTCGGGCTCGACGCCACCAAGGTGAACGTCAACGGCGGCGCCTGCGCCATCGGGCATCCCATCGGGGCCAGCGGCGGCCGGCTGGTGGCCACGGTGCTGCGGGAGTTGATACGCGGCCGGAAACGCTACGGTCTCACGTCGCTCTGCATCGGCGGCGGCGAGGCAGTGGCCGCGATCTTCGAGCGGGTGTAG
- a CDS encoding DUF2889 domain-containing protein: MQLNSMEDFQRDISYRLLKQPDGTALLTATMKDRFHDVLLEVRVEVATMKIVSARADFRRSPTPDCGNVSGRMSGLNGFVIGRGLQRKVTEVLGGGAGCGNLRNLLLGLLPLALNLGAAAGITDETEMLDAIHEKLVGTCAGYLAPPKKREGA, translated from the coding sequence ATGCAACTGAACAGCATGGAAGATTTCCAGCGGGACATCTCGTACCGCCTCTTGAAGCAGCCCGACGGCACGGCGCTGCTCACCGCCACCATGAAGGATCGCTTCCACGACGTGCTTTTGGAGGTGCGGGTCGAGGTGGCCACCATGAAGATCGTCTCGGCCCGGGCCGATTTCCGCAGGTCCCCCACGCCCGACTGTGGCAACGTCTCCGGGAGGATGTCGGGGCTCAACGGCTTCGTCATCGGCCGCGGCCTGCAGCGCAAGGTCACCGAGGTACTCGGGGGGGGCGCCGGGTGCGGCAACCTGCGCAACCTCCTTTTGGGGCTGTTGCCGCTGGCCTTGAACCTGGGTGCCGCCGCCGGGATAACCGACGAGACCGAGATGCTCGACGCGATCCACGAGAAACTGGTCGGCACCTGCGCCGGCTATCTCGCGCCGCCGAAGAAAAGGGAGGGGGCATGA
- a CDS encoding TIGR03905 family TSCPD domain-containing protein, with protein MKVSYNTSGSCASRIEIEIEDGVIVATKFVDGCAGNTQAVAALVRGMEVAEAIRRLKGIACQGDTSCPDQLARALEQSQCSTRPS; from the coding sequence ATGAAGGTGAGCTACAACACGTCCGGGAGCTGCGCGTCGCGGATAGAGATAGAGATCGAGGATGGCGTCATCGTCGCCACCAAGTTCGTGGACGGCTGCGCCGGCAACACCCAGGCGGTCGCCGCCCTGGTGCGCGGCATGGAGGTAGCCGAGGCGATCAGGCGCCTGAAGGGGATCGCCTGCCAGGGGGACACCTCCTGCCCGGACCAGCTGGCGAGAGCCCTGGAGCAGTCCCAGTGCAGCACCAGACCTTCCTAG
- a CDS encoding sensor histidine kinase → MKDDVTTGGDLQAEVARLQAENDALRRIVKEHQEALEGQDQAHRCFRCLYNDTPVMLHSIDRDGLLLGVSNYWTEVLGYTREEVLGRRSSDFLTPRSRRYAVETVLPEFFRTGYCRNVEYQLVKKNGDVIDVLLSAAAERDAAGDIVRSMAVMIDVSEWKAAEKALKESESRYRMIVETSQESIVAADPAGRLVYLNRQFAEMLGREVHEVLGHPFLEFVDEALHEETAARQRSRKNGVSEHYETIMVRKDGNRVWVSVSAKPIHDQDGTFAGSFAMISDVTRRKQAAEEIEVLHTHLSARALELETANEELEAFNYTVSHDLRRPLTAIYGFAQVINELYGERLEPQCRDYVQEIINGSIKMNHLIDTLLNFSRRYSAALNREQVDLSGLALEILAELRLSDPQRRAECVVQPGVSAHADPQLLRVVLDNLLGNAWKYSAKKDESRLEFGTVEHQGREAFFVRDNGAGFDMEQASSLFKPFQRLHDADDFKGTGIGLASVQRIIQRHGGHIWAEAAPGNGATFYFTLG, encoded by the coding sequence ATGAAAGATGACGTGACAACCGGAGGCGATCTCCAGGCCGAAGTGGCCAGGCTGCAGGCGGAAAACGACGCCCTGCGCCGGATCGTGAAGGAACATCAAGAGGCCCTGGAGGGGCAGGACCAGGCGCATCGCTGTTTCCGCTGCCTCTACAACGACACGCCGGTGATGCTGCATTCAATCGACCGTGACGGCCTTTTGCTCGGGGTCAGCAACTACTGGACCGAGGTGCTGGGGTACACCCGCGAGGAAGTGCTCGGCCGCCGTTCCAGTGACTTCCTTACCCCCCGTTCGCGTCGCTACGCCGTCGAGACGGTATTGCCCGAGTTTTTCCGGACCGGCTACTGCCGCAACGTCGAGTACCAGCTGGTCAAGAAAAACGGCGATGTCATCGACGTCCTTTTGAGCGCAGCTGCCGAGCGGGACGCCGCGGGGGACATCGTCCGGTCCATGGCCGTCATGATCGACGTCTCCGAGTGGAAGGCGGCCGAGAAGGCGCTCAAGGAGAGCGAGTCGCGCTACCGCATGATCGTGGAAACCTCGCAGGAATCCATCGTCGCCGCGGACCCCGCCGGGCGCCTTGTCTACCTCAACCGGCAGTTCGCGGAGATGCTGGGGCGCGAGGTGCACGAGGTGCTGGGGCATCCCTTCCTGGAATTCGTGGACGAGGCGCTGCACGAGGAGACCGCCGCCCGGCAGCGCAGCCGCAAGAACGGCGTCTCCGAGCACTACGAAACCATCATGGTGCGCAAGGACGGCAACAGGGTATGGGTCAGCGTGTCCGCCAAACCCATCCACGACCAGGACGGCACCTTCGCCGGGTCGTTCGCCATGATCTCCGACGTCACCCGCCGCAAGCAGGCAGCGGAGGAGATCGAGGTGCTCCATACCCATCTCTCCGCACGCGCCCTCGAGCTCGAGACCGCCAACGAGGAACTCGAGGCCTTCAACTACACCGTTTCCCACGACTTGCGGCGCCCCCTCACCGCGATCTACGGCTTCGCCCAGGTCATCAACGAGCTGTACGGGGAGCGCCTCGAGCCGCAGTGCCGGGATTACGTGCAGGAGATCATCAACGGCAGCATCAAGATGAACCACCTCATCGATACCCTGCTCAACTTCTCGCGCCGCTACAGTGCCGCCCTGAACCGCGAGCAGGTGGACCTGAGCGGGCTGGCTCTGGAGATCCTTGCCGAGCTGAGGCTTTCCGACCCGCAGCGCCGCGCGGAGTGCGTGGTCCAGCCGGGGGTAAGCGCCCACGCCGACCCACAGTTGTTGCGGGTGGTGCTGGACAACCTGCTGGGGAACGCCTGGAAGTATTCGGCCAAAAAGGATGAGTCCCGGCTGGAGTTCGGGACAGTCGAGCACCAGGGTAGGGAGGCCTTCTTCGTGCGGGACAACGGCGCGGGGTTCGACATGGAACAGGCGTCGAGCCTGTTCAAGCCGTTCCAGCGCCTGCACGATGCCGACGACTTCAAGGGTACCGGCATCGGCCTCGCCAGCGTGCAGCGCATCATCCAGCGCCATGGCGGTCACATCTGGGCCGAGGCCGCCCCGGGAAACGGCGCCACTTTTTACTTCACGCTCGGCTAG
- a CDS encoding NUDIX domain-containing protein, with the protein MGKQSAGLIMYRFRNGEPELLLVHPGGPLWARKDLGAWSIPKGEYLEGEDPFVVARREFAEETGMTPGGEFRELAEIRQAGGKRVKAWAFAGDCDPACLTSNSFTMEWPPRSGRRAEFPEVDRAAWFGIAEAREKILPSQLPLVDQLVSLLRKG; encoded by the coding sequence ATGGGAAAGCAGAGTGCCGGCCTGATCATGTACCGCTTCAGAAACGGCGAGCCGGAGCTCCTGCTGGTGCATCCGGGAGGCCCGTTGTGGGCCCGGAAGGATTTGGGGGCATGGTCGATTCCAAAGGGGGAATACCTGGAGGGGGAAGACCCTTTCGTGGTGGCGCGGCGCGAGTTCGCCGAGGAAACCGGTATGACCCCTGGAGGGGAGTTCCGGGAGCTGGCGGAGATCAGGCAAGCTGGCGGGAAGCGGGTGAAGGCATGGGCGTTTGCCGGCGACTGCGACCCTGCCTGCCTCACCAGCAACAGCTTCACCATGGAGTGGCCGCCGCGCTCCGGCCGGCGGGCCGAGTTTCCGGAGGTTGACCGCGCGGCCTGGTTCGGCATCGCGGAGGCCAGGGAAAAGATCCTCCCCAGCCAGCTCCCCCTGGTCGACCAGTTGGTTTCCCTGCTGCGAAAGGGATGA
- a CDS encoding 6-phosphofructokinase, with protein sequence MADRQKTVGVLTGGGDVPGLNPALKTLVTRASENGCRVVGIRRGWGGLLNYNRDDPESWERTIMPLDRHTVRTVDRSGGTFLHTSRTNPGKVAGADVPVFLRGDDFDPASGPHDFTPHILSNLEHLGIDVLIPIGGDDTLSYAERLNREGVPVVAIPKTMDNDVFGTDYCIGFSTAVTRSVNFIHNLRTSAGSHERIAVVELFGRNSGETSLISAYLAGVDRALISEVPFDVEKLSLLLQEDKKSNRSNYAMVTISEGASMVGGQIVEYGQEDAYGHKKLGGIGVVVSEAVKQLTGSHIIYQQLSYLMRSGAPDSLDLMVAYNYANMTMDLITEGMSGRMVAMQGGTYRHIPISTIMQGEKRVDVAELYDAAEYRPKVRHVLGKPMFLY encoded by the coding sequence ATGGCAGACAGGCAGAAGACCGTAGGCGTTCTGACCGGTGGCGGCGATGTGCCGGGGCTTAACCCGGCCCTTAAGACCCTGGTGACGCGCGCTTCCGAAAACGGGTGCCGGGTGGTCGGCATCCGGCGCGGCTGGGGGGGGCTGTTGAACTACAACCGCGACGACCCCGAGAGCTGGGAGAGGACCATCATGCCGCTGGACCGCCACACGGTGCGCACCGTCGACCGCAGCGGGGGGACCTTTTTGCACACCAGCCGCACCAACCCCGGCAAGGTGGCCGGCGCCGACGTCCCGGTCTTCCTGCGGGGCGACGATTTCGATCCCGCTTCGGGACCGCACGACTTCACCCCGCACATCCTCTCCAACCTCGAGCACCTCGGCATAGACGTGCTGATACCGATCGGGGGAGACGACACCCTGAGCTACGCCGAACGCCTGAACCGCGAGGGGGTTCCGGTCGTTGCGATCCCGAAAACCATGGACAACGACGTCTTCGGCACAGACTACTGCATCGGTTTCTCCACGGCCGTGACGAGGAGCGTCAACTTCATCCACAACCTGCGCACCAGCGCGGGGTCCCACGAGCGGATCGCGGTGGTGGAACTGTTCGGGCGCAACTCCGGCGAGACCTCGCTCATCTCCGCGTATCTCGCCGGGGTGGACCGCGCGCTCATCTCCGAAGTCCCCTTCGACGTCGAGAAGCTCTCCCTGCTTCTCCAGGAGGACAAGAAGTCAAACCGCAGCAACTACGCCATGGTGACCATATCCGAGGGGGCGTCCATGGTGGGGGGGCAGATCGTCGAGTACGGCCAGGAGGACGCCTACGGGCACAAGAAGCTCGGGGGGATCGGCGTGGTGGTGAGCGAGGCGGTGAAGCAGTTGACCGGGTCCCACATCATCTACCAGCAGCTCTCCTACCTCATGCGCAGCGGCGCTCCCGATTCCCTCGACCTGATGGTCGCCTACAACTACGCCAACATGACCATGGACCTGATCACGGAGGGGATGTCCGGGCGCATGGTCGCCATGCAGGGGGGGACCTACCGGCACATCCCGATCAGCACCATCATGCAGGGGGAGAAGAGGGTGGACGTGGCCGAGCTCTACGACGCCGCCGAGTACCGCCCCAAGGTGCGTCACGTGCTGGGCAAGCCGATGTTTTTGTACTGA
- the hflX gene encoding GTPase HflX: MKPSQVNRLERLYRRRVKPGEVISLELARELADISLEIRRQLGILISRIGEIAYVVVGDERGIMIPALDDYPLGKRLLRGVRLVHTHLKGEVLSDDDLTDLSLLRLDLIAALQLTQNPDRFSIQTASLVPPDGGHLPYQVDPSVPFQKYDLDFKGFVETLEQTMERGLKEGKVVSSGQERGILISVTQRPMEEAVDSVEELKELARTAGVGVLDTVIQRPKEFNPRYLLGEGKIREVVIKALQYGATMLVFDQELSPAQVRSISELTELKVIDRSQLILDIFARRATTQDGKVQVELAQLKYLMPRLSGRGVQMSRLMGGIGGRGPGETKLEVDRRRIRDRIAHLERELKELSNGRYQRRQKRVKAGIPIISIVGYTNAGKSTLLNTMTKSEVFTEDLLFATLDTSSRRLRFPMDREVIITDTVGFIRSLPKSLLGAFKATLEELKDADLLIHLVDCGHPRLEEHISQVNAILAELELSQKPTLLVFNKMDLLPDLKKSDPLAFMKVRQLTRKYGAVTISASDRKTLEPLMKELQQRFWHDVEDYRTPGEHHEELEE, encoded by the coding sequence CTGAAACCAAGCCAGGTAAACAGGCTGGAGAGGCTGTACCGCCGCCGGGTCAAGCCGGGAGAGGTCATCTCCCTGGAACTTGCCCGGGAACTCGCCGACATCTCGCTGGAGATCCGGCGTCAGCTCGGCATACTGATAAGCCGCATCGGCGAGATCGCCTACGTGGTGGTGGGGGACGAGCGGGGGATCATGATCCCCGCCCTGGACGACTACCCGCTGGGGAAGAGGCTTTTGCGCGGGGTGCGCCTGGTGCATACCCACTTGAAGGGGGAGGTCCTCTCCGACGACGACCTGACGGACCTGTCGCTTTTGCGCCTGGACCTCATCGCCGCCCTGCAGCTCACCCAGAACCCGGACCGCTTCTCGATCCAGACCGCGTCCCTCGTCCCTCCCGACGGCGGGCACCTCCCCTACCAGGTCGACCCCTCGGTCCCCTTCCAGAAGTACGACCTCGACTTCAAGGGATTCGTGGAAACCCTGGAGCAGACCATGGAGCGCGGCCTCAAGGAAGGGAAGGTCGTCTCCAGCGGCCAGGAGCGCGGCATCCTGATCTCGGTGACCCAGCGCCCCATGGAGGAGGCGGTCGATTCCGTCGAGGAACTGAAGGAGCTGGCGCGGACCGCGGGGGTGGGGGTCCTGGACACGGTGATCCAGCGTCCCAAGGAGTTCAACCCGCGCTACCTCCTGGGGGAGGGGAAGATCCGCGAGGTGGTGATCAAGGCGCTGCAGTACGGCGCCACCATGCTCGTCTTCGACCAGGAGCTCTCCCCGGCCCAGGTGCGTTCCATTTCCGAGCTGACCGAACTGAAGGTCATCGACCGCAGTCAGTTGATCCTGGACATCTTCGCCCGGCGCGCCACCACCCAGGACGGCAAGGTGCAGGTCGAGCTGGCGCAGCTTAAGTATCTGATGCCCCGGCTCTCCGGGCGCGGCGTGCAGATGTCGCGGCTCATGGGGGGAATCGGGGGGCGCGGCCCCGGCGAGACCAAGCTGGAGGTCGACCGCCGCCGCATCCGCGACCGTATCGCGCATCTGGAGCGGGAGCTGAAGGAACTCTCCAACGGCCGGTACCAGCGCCGCCAGAAAAGGGTGAAGGCGGGGATCCCCATCATCTCCATCGTCGGCTACACCAACGCGGGCAAATCCACCCTCCTGAATACCATGACCAAGAGCGAGGTGTTCACCGAGGACCTCCTCTTCGCCACGCTGGACACCTCGTCCAGGCGGCTGCGCTTCCCCATGGACCGCGAGGTGATCATCACCGACACGGTCGGCTTCATCCGAAGCCTCCCGAAGTCCCTGCTGGGGGCCTTCAAGGCGACCCTGGAGGAGTTGAAGGACGCCGACCTCCTGATCCACCTGGTCGACTGCGGTCACCCCCGCCTGGAGGAGCACATAAGCCAAGTGAACGCCATCCTGGCCGAACTGGAACTCTCCCAGAAGCCGACCCTGCTCGTGTTCAACAAGATGGACCTCCTACCGGACCTGAAGAAGAGCGACCCTCTCGCTTTCATGAAGGTGCGGCAACTGACCCGCAAGTACGGCGCCGTCACCATCAGCGCCTCGGACCGAAAGACCCTCGAACCGCTCATGAAGGAGTTGCAGCAGCGTTTCTGGCATGACGTCGAGGATTACCGCACGCCGGGCGAGCACCACGAGGAGCTCGAGGAGTAG